A region from the Oncorhynchus clarkii lewisi isolate Uvic-CL-2024 chromosome 8, UVic_Ocla_1.0, whole genome shotgun sequence genome encodes:
- the LOC139415100 gene encoding gap junction alpha-1 protein produces MGDWSALGRLLDKVQAYSTAGGKVWLSVLFIFRILVLGTAVESAWGDEQSAFKCNTQQPGCENVCYDKSFPISHVRFWVLQIIFVSTPTLLYLAHVFYLLRIEQKINRKEEGLKTIQNDGGDVDVPLKKIELKKLKHGLEEHGKVKMKGALLRTYIFSIFFKSIFEVGFLVIQWYIYGFSLAAVYTCERSPCPHRVDCFLSRPTEKTVFIIFMLVVSLVSLLLNVIELFYVMFKRIKDRVKGKQPPIHYPGTGTLSPTPKDLSTTKYAYYNGCSSPTAPLSPMSPPGYKLATGERTNSVRNYNKQANEQNWANYSTEQNRLGQNGSTISNSHAQAFDFPDDTQESKKLTPGHELQPLALMDPRPCSRASSRMSSRPRPDDLDV; encoded by the coding sequence ATGGGTGACTGGAGTGCTTTGGGGAGGCTCCTGGACAAGGTACAGGCTTACTCCACGGCTGGAGGGAAGGTGTGGctctctgtcctcttcatcttcaGGATCCTGGTGTTGGGAACGGCTGTGGAGTCTGCCTGGGGGGACGAGCAGTCCGCCTTCAAGTGCAACACCCAGCAACCTGGTTGTGAGAATGTGTGTTATGACAAATCTTTTCCTATATCACATGTACGGTTCTGGGTGCTACAGATTATCTTTGTCTCGACGCCGACTCTTCTCTACCTTGCCCATGTGTTCTACCTGTTGCGAATAGAGCAGAAGATTAACCGCAAAGAGGAAGGACTGAAAACCATCCAGAACGACGGAGGCGACGTGGACGTACCTCTAAAGAAGATTGAGTTAAAAAAGCTCAAGCATGGGCTGGAGGAGCATGGGAAGGTTAAGATGAAGGGAGCCCTCTTGAGAACCTACATATTCAGCATTTTTTTCAAGTCCATTTTTGAGGTGGGCTTCCTGGTCATACAGTGGTACATTTACGGCTTCAGCTTGGCTGCTGTCTACACCTGTGAGAGGTCCCCCTGCCCCCACAGAGTAGATTGTTTCCTCTCCAGACCTACTGAAAAAACCGTCTTCATCATCTTCATGCTGgtggtctctctggtctccctgCTTCTGAACGTCATTGAGCTCTTCTACGTGATGTTCAAGAGGATCAAGGACCGCGTGAAGGGGAAACAACCTCCCATCCACTACCCTGGCACTGGGACGTTAAGCCCCACTCCCAAGGATCTGTCCACCACTAAGTATGCCTACTATAATGGCTGTTCCTCTCCCACTGCCCCCCTGTCCCCCATGTCACCCCCGGGGTACAAGCTGGCCACTGGGGAGAGAACCAACTCCGTTCGCAACTACAATAAGCAAGCCAATGAGCAAAACTGGGCCAACTATAGCACGGAGCAGAACCGCCTGGGCCAGAATGGCAGCACCATCTCCAACTCCCATGCACAGGCCTTTGACTTTCCTGACGACACCCAGGAGAGTAAGAAACTGACCCCAGGGCACGAGCTGCAGCCGTTGGCCTTGATGGACCCCAGGCCCTGCAGTCGGGCCAGCAGTCGCATGAGCAGTCGGCCGAGGCCAGATGATCTAGAtgtctag
- the LOC139415579 gene encoding gap junction Cx32.2 protein-like — MGDWSYLSKLLDKVQSHSTAIGKTWMSVLFIFRILVLGAAADSVWGDEQSDFYCNNKEPGCENVCYDWAFPISHIRFWVMQIIFVSTPTLLYLGHAMHVIQQEDKMREALQSQVDNGMLKRPKYTDDRGKIKIKGILLRSYMTQLFFKIVLELAFIVGQYYLYGFVMKPMFLCQQQPCSRLGAECFMSRPTEKTIFIIFMLVVGCVSLLLNVVEVFYLICTRVKCGNKKQYPLHIISTENPTTLYCPASEWKGHLDGHANCSPLHNIQREAELMEEKKNTP, encoded by the coding sequence ATGGGGGACTGGTCATATCTTTCCAAGTTACTGGACAAGGTGCAGTCCCACTCAACGGCCATCGGAAAGACATGGATGAGTGTCCTGTTTATCTTCAGGATCCTGGTTCTGGGTGCAGCAGCAGATAGCGTGTGGGGAGACGAACAGTCTGATTTCTACTGCAACAACAAAGAACCTGGGTGTGAGAACGTGTGCTATGACTGGGCCTTCCCCATCTCACACATCCGTTTCTGGGTCATGCAGATCATCTTTGTCTCCACCCCAACTCTTCTATATCTGGGCCATGCCATGCATGTCATCCAACAGGAGGATAAAATGAGGGAGGCACTGCAGAGCCAGGTTGACAATGGCATGTTGAAGAGGCCCAAATACACAGATGACCGGGGGAAAATCAAAATCAAGGGAATTCTGCTACGTAGCTATATGACCCAGTTGTTCTTTAAGATAGTGTTGGAGCTCGCTTTTATTGTGGGACAGTACTACTTATATGGGTTTGTCATGAAACCCATGTTCCTCTGTCAACAACAGCCCTGTTCCAGACTGGGTGCTGAGTGCTTCATGTCCCGTCCCACAGAGAAGACCATCTTTATCATCTTCATGCTGGTGGTGGGCTGTGTTTCCCTGCTTTTGAATGTGGTCGAGGTGTTTTATTTGATTTGCACCAGAGTAAAATGTGGAAACAAGAAACAATACCCACTGCATATCATCTCAACTGAGAACCCAACCACACTTTACTGTCCTGCATCAGAATGGAAAGGTCACCTGGATGGACATGCAAATTGCTCACCCCTTCACAACATCCAAAGAGAAGCTGAACTAATGGAGGAAAAGAAAAACACTCCTTAG